From a region of the Bacteroidia bacterium genome:
- a CDS encoding antibiotic acetyltransferase produces the protein MIRFEAKLSVVNSTVGQNSTFGSNVSLNGSRLGENTILESNVKVENSRIGNTAYIYRNVHLSSSELSENCIVYPDSHVANARLGAFSYIGQNSYISLTHIGKFCSLGPNLISGWGIHPTNGISTHPMFYSSKKKNRFTFSVEDKIEERKSISIGNDVFIGMNVILLDGVSIGDGAVIGAGAVVSKDIPPYAIAVGCPIRIVGYRFSEEVIEKLLSMKWWDWEFEKLKEVERSFFNVDEFIKKYRKV, from the coding sequence ATGATCAGATTCGAAGCCAAATTGAGTGTTGTAAATAGTACAGTGGGGCAGAATAGTACCTTCGGTTCTAATGTTAGTTTGAATGGATCCAGGCTTGGAGAAAATACGATTCTTGAATCAAATGTGAAGGTTGAGAATTCAAGAATTGGGAATACAGCCTATATTTACCGCAATGTTCATCTTTCAAGTTCAGAGCTTTCGGAAAATTGTATTGTCTATCCGGATTCCCATGTAGCAAACGCTCGATTGGGAGCATTCTCCTATATCGGGCAGAATTCATATATCAGTCTAACACATATTGGCAAATTTTGTTCCTTAGGGCCTAATTTGATTTCAGGTTGGGGTATTCACCCTACTAACGGAATATCCACACACCCAATGTTTTATTCTTCAAAAAAGAAGAATCGATTCACCTTTTCGGTTGAGGATAAGATCGAGGAAAGGAAAAGTATTTCTATTGGCAACGATGTTTTTATCGGCATGAATGTGATCCTCCTAGATGGCGTGAGTATTGGGGATGGTGCTGTGATCGGTGCCGGCGCTGTTGTGTCGAAAGATATTCCTCCTTATGCCATAGCCGTGGGATGTCCAATAAGGATTGTTGGATATCGATTTTCAGAAGAGGTGATTGAAAAGCTTCTCTCCATGAAATGGTGGGATTGGGAATTTGAAAAGCTAAAGGAAGTAGAGCGCTCCTTTTTCAATGTAGACGAGTTCATTAAAAAGTATAGAAAGGTTTAA
- a CDS encoding glycosyltransferase, which translates to MAPIVLFVYNRPWHTEKTLNALSRNILAEQSKLFVFCDGPKQDAGNEDLDKIREVRDLVRSKKWCGEVHIVERDKNLGLAESVIKGVTLVVNEHGKIIVLEDDLLTSPHFLQYMNEALKMYADKKNVFQIAAHQYNLKKRPENVEAFFAPYCTSWGWGTWKRAWDQFNYECKDSDLLETDESLRNSFNLEGAYPFAEMMTMSKKTQKVDSWAIRWWWTVFINKGISLFPVRSLVANIGFDRSGTHSHHLKNEEVENIENIRVRHLPEVVDQNEVLFNEMKGVIRKMLNSNTKEETIWMRITNKFRIRH; encoded by the coding sequence TTGGCTCCCATCGTTCTTTTTGTCTATAACCGTCCCTGGCATACGGAGAAAACGTTGAATGCTCTGTCGCGTAATATACTGGCAGAGCAGTCTAAATTGTTTGTTTTCTGCGACGGTCCAAAACAAGATGCCGGCAACGAAGACCTTGATAAAATCAGGGAGGTGCGTGATCTGGTGAGATCTAAAAAATGGTGTGGAGAAGTGCATATTGTTGAGAGAGACAAGAATTTGGGGTTGGCGGAGTCAGTAATCAAGGGCGTCACACTTGTAGTGAATGAGCATGGAAAAATTATTGTACTGGAGGATGATCTTCTGACATCACCTCACTTCCTTCAGTATATGAATGAGGCCTTAAAGATGTATGCAGACAAGAAGAATGTTTTTCAGATCGCTGCGCACCAATATAATCTTAAAAAGAGGCCCGAAAATGTAGAGGCATTCTTTGCCCCTTATTGTACATCATGGGGATGGGGCACATGGAAGAGAGCCTGGGACCAATTCAATTATGAGTGCAAGGATTCTGATTTATTAGAAACTGACGAGTCATTACGCAATAGTTTCAATCTCGAAGGTGCATATCCCTTTGCGGAAATGATGACAATGAGTAAAAAAACTCAAAAAGTGGATTCCTGGGCAATACGATGGTGGTGGACTGTTTTTATAAATAAAGGGATCTCTCTTTTTCCTGTTCGTTCGCTTGTTGCGAATATTGGCTTTGATAGGTCGGGCACACATTCACATCATTTGAAGAACGAGGAGGTTGAAAACATTGAAAATATTCGTGTGAGGCATTTACCTGAAGTGGTTGACCAAAATGAAGTTCTTTTTAATGAAATGAAGGGTGTTATTAGAAAAATGTTAAATAGTAATACCAAAGAGGAGACAATTTGGATGAGAATCACAAATAAATTCAGAATAAGACACTAA
- a CDS encoding class I SAM-dependent methyltransferase, with amino-acid sequence MKKIFRAITPPVIIQLFRMFRKSTQAPKTIHVQKLGDPKQQDLDLYYDVTYAEALEEWGKDNTWNEIQMFLACSRGKILDIACGTGRTIKLLESKNPQCEIYGFDISDLLIAKAREKGIPDSRLKIADATKMPYSTDEFDYSYSIGSLEHFTEEGIVKFISESARVTKGMSFHMIPVSKSGKNEGWMKTIQSFYNNSEGWWMEKFGNSFSRVYTIASKWEDPISFGRWFVCIK; translated from the coding sequence ATGAAAAAAATCTTTCGCGCGATCACTCCGCCTGTTATTATTCAATTATTCAGAATGTTCAGGAAGTCTACGCAGGCGCCAAAAACCATACATGTTCAAAAACTCGGAGATCCTAAGCAACAAGACCTTGATCTGTATTATGATGTTACATATGCTGAGGCGCTGGAGGAGTGGGGTAAAGACAATACCTGGAATGAAATTCAAATGTTTTTGGCTTGCAGCCGCGGTAAGATTTTAGACATTGCCTGTGGGACTGGTAGAACAATCAAGCTTCTGGAGTCAAAAAACCCACAATGTGAAATATATGGGTTTGATATATCTGACTTGCTGATTGCAAAAGCGAGAGAAAAGGGAATTCCTGACAGTCGGTTGAAAATCGCGGATGCTACTAAGATGCCATATAGTACTGATGAGTTTGATTATTCGTATTCCATCGGTTCTCTTGAGCACTTTACTGAGGAAGGTATTGTGAAATTTATCTCTGAAAGCGCACGAGTTACAAAAGGCATGTCATTTCATATGATACCTGTATCAAAAAGCGGAAAGAATGAAGGTTGGATGAAAACGATCCAAAGTTTTTACAATAACTCTGAAGGATGGTGGATGGAAAAGTTTGGAAACAGCTTTAGCAGGGTTTATACTATTGCCTCAAAGTGGGAAGACCCGATTTCGTTTGGCAGGTGGTTTGTCTGTATTAAATGA
- a CDS encoding class I SAM-dependent methyltransferase: protein MSALVKDAYLSEDITANASSFFDSDEFKETIRILRELNFLKTAARLADVGAGNGIASYAFAKAGFRVCAVEPDPSHTVGANAIRWLKEKCKMVNLEVFEAGGEKMPFESNSMDIVYVRQAMHHAANLRSFVSECARVLKPGGCLFTCRDHLIYDDKDKELFLNSHPLHKYYGGENAYTLTEYTNAIESAGLKIQKMLRHFDSVINYAPLTSEDIRKKELDQVAFVETLFRKRFAGVFQRVPGLHDWYRRRAIGKLGPANDERSVPGRLVTFIAIKPE, encoded by the coding sequence ATGTCTGCCCTGGTTAAGGATGCGTACCTTTCTGAGGATATTACTGCTAATGCATCTTCTTTTTTTGATTCCGATGAGTTTAAAGAAACAATCCGGATTCTCCGGGAGCTGAATTTTTTGAAAACCGCCGCCAGGCTGGCAGATGTCGGGGCCGGAAATGGTATTGCCAGTTATGCCTTTGCAAAGGCCGGATTCAGGGTTTGCGCTGTAGAGCCTGATCCAAGCCACACGGTTGGGGCCAATGCGATCCGGTGGCTTAAGGAAAAGTGTAAGATGGTAAATCTGGAGGTGTTTGAGGCCGGAGGCGAAAAAATGCCTTTTGAGTCCAATAGTATGGATATCGTTTACGTACGGCAGGCAATGCATCACGCGGCTAACCTGCGGAGTTTTGTAAGCGAATGTGCCCGCGTTTTAAAACCTGGCGGCTGCCTGTTTACGTGCAGGGATCATCTGATCTATGATGATAAGGATAAGGAGTTATTTCTGAATTCTCACCCACTCCATAAATATTACGGGGGCGAGAATGCCTATACGCTCACGGAATACACAAACGCTATCGAAAGTGCCGGACTTAAGATCCAAAAGATGCTTCGCCATTTCGATTCAGTTATAAATTACGCTCCGCTAACCAGCGAGGATATCAGGAAAAAGGAGCTGGATCAGGTGGCTTTCGTGGAAACGCTATTCCGGAAGCGCTTTGCGGGAGTGTTTCAACGAGTTCCAGGCCTTCATGACTGGTATAGAAGGAGAGCCATT